From Microbacterium pseudoresistens, the proteins below share one genomic window:
- a CDS encoding response regulator transcription factor: MSDHSLPELRRPDGSPLRILAVDDEPMLTDLLAMALRMEGWEVRTAASGMEALQVVRDFGPDAIILDVMMPDLDGLGVLRRLREAGNLVPVLFLTAKDAVADRIAGLTVGGDDYVTKPFSLEEVVARLRAVIRRSGGAATAEGESILQVGDLTLNEDSHEVIRAGTEVELTATEFELLRYLMRNERRVLSKAQILDRVWSYDFGGRSSVVELYISYLRKKLDAGHTPLIHTVRGVGYMIKAPQ; this comes from the coding sequence ATGAGCGATCATTCCCTGCCCGAGCTGCGGCGCCCCGACGGCTCCCCCCTGCGCATCCTGGCCGTCGACGACGAGCCGATGCTCACCGATCTCCTGGCCATGGCCCTGCGGATGGAAGGCTGGGAGGTGCGCACCGCGGCCTCGGGCATGGAGGCGCTCCAGGTCGTGCGCGACTTCGGTCCCGACGCGATCATCCTCGACGTCATGATGCCCGACCTCGACGGTCTGGGCGTGCTGCGCCGGCTGCGCGAGGCCGGCAACCTCGTCCCCGTGCTCTTCCTCACCGCGAAGGATGCCGTGGCCGACCGCATCGCCGGTCTCACAGTGGGCGGCGACGACTACGTGACGAAGCCGTTCAGCCTCGAAGAAGTCGTGGCGCGGCTGCGCGCCGTCATCCGTCGCAGCGGCGGGGCCGCCACGGCCGAAGGGGAGTCGATCCTGCAGGTGGGCGATCTGACGCTCAACGAAGACAGCCACGAGGTCATCCGCGCCGGCACCGAGGTGGAGCTGACCGCGACCGAGTTCGAACTGCTCCGCTACCTCATGCGCAACGAGCGGCGAGTGCTGTCCAAGGCGCAGATCCTCGACCGGGTGTGGAGCTACGACTTCGGCGGGCGATCCAGCGTCGTCGAGCTGTACATCTCGTACCTGCGCAAGAAGCTCGACGCAG